Proteins encoded by one window of Monoglobus pectinilyticus:
- a CDS encoding ATP-dependent helicase, with amino-acid sequence MIKIDFLSLRRSIIDKEYKNLNERQKEAVFTTEGPILVLAGAGSGKTTVIIHKIAHLIKYGKAYMSQHIPDNITEQEIEFLEWYLNGELDELTPEIENYLSEEPVKPYNILAITFTNKAAGELKARLEKSLGAVGNDVFASTFHSMCVRFLRRDIDKIGYEKAFTIYDSADQQTVVKECLKELEIDDKKYPPRKVLSLISGAKDKLIDADEYMDGCQSDYYLKKVADIYKLYQRKLKSNNALDFDDLIVLTVRLFEECPEVLQYYQNKFKYILVDEYQDTNHAQYRLVSLLANKHKNLCVVGDDDQSIYKFRGADIQNILGFEQEFSNCKVIKLEENYRSTQHILDAANSVIKHNDGRKGKELWTSNGEGEKISLYIADNEHSEAQSIVENILNLNANLNDTVILYRLNAQSRIIEDTLLRNAIPYKVLGGLRFYDRKEIKDISSYLRLIVNTNDDIALRRVINEPKRGIGNTTLERVHSVSVRNALSMFEVCERADEFDEFNSSASAKLKKFSELINNFKRELDEGMGLELFVKLVMKGSGMIEALSTEKTVENQTRLENLDEFISMVQEAVREDEAITLDQLLENISLVSDIDNYDEAQECVTLMTLHSAKGLEFPNVFLIGMEESVFPSARSFGVQEELEEERRLCYVGITRAKKRLFLSAARQRTLFGQTKYNMPSRFLEEIPEELVDKKMDTLAYSAGSTESSYKYAGETKNTYGGFGDSGFLKKAPEKTLQDETSYIIGDKVKHRKFGIGTVVSAQQMGKDCLVVVDFESVGQKKMMAAYANFERVE; translated from the coding sequence GTGATTAAAATAGATTTTCTTAGTTTGAGACGAAGTATAATTGATAAAGAGTATAAGAACCTGAATGAAAGACAAAAAGAAGCTGTGTTTACGACTGAGGGGCCTATATTAGTGCTTGCCGGGGCAGGAAGCGGAAAGACCACTGTTATAATACATAAGATTGCTCATCTGATTAAATATGGAAAAGCATATATGAGCCAGCATATCCCGGATAATATAACTGAGCAGGAAATTGAATTTTTGGAATGGTATTTAAACGGTGAACTGGACGAGCTCACTCCTGAGATAGAGAATTATCTGTCCGAGGAGCCGGTTAAGCCTTACAATATTCTAGCAATAACATTTACTAATAAAGCTGCTGGAGAACTTAAAGCAAGGTTGGAAAAAAGCCTTGGAGCGGTTGGAAATGACGTTTTTGCAAGCACGTTTCATTCTATGTGCGTTAGGTTTCTGAGACGTGATATTGACAAGATAGGATACGAAAAGGCGTTTACAATATATGACAGTGCCGACCAGCAGACAGTTGTTAAAGAGTGCTTAAAAGAGCTTGAAATTGATGATAAAAAGTACCCGCCGAGAAAAGTTTTAAGCTTAATCAGCGGAGCTAAGGATAAGCTGATAGACGCTGATGAATATATGGACGGCTGTCAAAGCGACTATTATTTAAAAAAGGTTGCTGATATATACAAGCTGTATCAGAGAAAGCTCAAGAGCAACAACGCTTTGGATTTTGATGATTTGATAGTGCTGACAGTAAGACTGTTTGAAGAGTGTCCTGAAGTGCTTCAGTATTATCAGAATAAGTTTAAATATATTTTGGTGGATGAGTATCAGGATACTAACCATGCTCAGTATAGACTGGTAAGCCTTCTTGCAAATAAACATAAAAATTTGTGTGTTGTGGGAGACGATGACCAGAGTATATATAAGTTCAGAGGAGCCGATATACAAAATATTTTGGGATTTGAGCAGGAGTTTTCTAACTGCAAAGTGATAAAGCTTGAGGAAAATTATCGTTCTACACAGCATATTTTAGACGCCGCAAACAGTGTTATCAAACATAACGACGGCAGAAAAGGCAAAGAGCTTTGGACTTCAAACGGCGAAGGTGAAAAAATCAGCTTATACATAGCTGACAATGAACATAGCGAGGCGCAGTCTATAGTAGAAAATATATTAAATTTAAATGCAAATTTGAATGATACGGTTATATTATACAGACTTAATGCGCAGTCCCGTATTATAGAGGATACACTGTTGAGAAATGCTATTCCCTATAAAGTTCTAGGGGGCTTGAGGTTCTATGATCGTAAGGAAATTAAAGACATAAGCTCATATTTGAGGCTGATTGTAAATACCAATGATGATATTGCATTAAGAAGGGTAATAAATGAGCCGAAGAGAGGAATTGGAAATACCACTTTGGAAAGAGTGCATTCAGTATCGGTGCGGAACGCCTTAAGTATGTTTGAAGTTTGCGAGAGAGCCGATGAGTTTGACGAATTCAATTCTTCAGCGTCTGCCAAACTTAAAAAGTTTTCAGAACTTATAAATAATTTTAAACGTGAACTGGATGAAGGTATGGGGCTTGAGCTTTTTGTTAAACTTGTTATGAAAGGTTCGGGTATGATTGAGGCGTTAAGCACTGAAAAGACAGTTGAAAATCAAACCAGACTTGAAAACTTGGACGAATTTATTTCAATGGTTCAGGAAGCGGTCCGTGAAGATGAAGCAATAACTTTAGACCAGCTTTTAGAAAATATCTCACTGGTTTCGGATATAGATAACTATGATGAGGCACAGGAATGTGTGACGCTGATGACGCTTCACAGCGCGAAGGGACTGGAGTTTCCGAATGTGTTTTTAATAGGTATGGAGGAAAGTGTTTTTCCGAGCGCGAGGTCGTTTGGAGTTCAGGAGGAATTAGAGGAAGAACGGCGTCTATGCTACGTTGGGATAACTAGAGCAAAAAAGAGACTGTTCCTATCGGCGGCAAGACAAAGAACTTTATTTGGACAAACAAAGTATAATATGCCGTCGAGATTCCTTGAAGAAATCCCTGAAGAGCTTGTTGATAAGAAGATGGATACTCTGGCATATTCTGCGGGCAGTACAGAATCTTCGTACAAATATGCTGGTGAGACTAAAAATACATACGGCGGTTTTGGAGACAGCGGTTTCTTAAAGAAGGCGCCGGAGAAAACCTTGCAGGATGAAACCTCATATATTATTGGTGATAAGGTTAAACACAGAAAATTTGGTATTGGCACAGTTGTATCAGCTCAGCAGATGGGAAAAGACTGTTTGGTAGTCGTAGATTTTGAAAGCGTCGGTCAGAAGAAGATGATGGCCGCTTATGCAAACTTTGAGAGAGTGGAATAG
- a CDS encoding helix-turn-helix domain-containing protein: protein MTVSYKKLWHMLLDRDMKKKDLQEAAGLSGYAMLKLGRDENVTTEVLGKICGVLNCTTDDIMEFIPDKKTADDKAKSIF from the coding sequence ATGACTGTTAGTTATAAAAAGCTATGGCATATGTTGCTTGACAGAGATATGAAGAAAAAAGATTTGCAGGAGGCTGCCGGATTATCAGGATATGCAATGCTGAAGCTTGGACGGGACGAGAATGTGACAACAGAGGTTCTCGGAAAAATATGCGGGGTTTTGAATTGCACTACGGATGATATTATGGAGTTTATTCCCGACAAAAAAACTGCGGACGATAAAGCAAAGTCTATTTTTTAG
- the cas6 gene encoding CRISPR system precrRNA processing endoribonuclease RAMP protein Cas6 produces MIENTEFYLEYLPINFSVIAQDKSILPPYLGSTLRGAIGHVLRNDTEACHYLYDNRRLDKKRKEVLNPYIIVPPMIGKKLFYKNDILNFDIMFLGDGAKYAKNVIDALSSQGGLRLGVRRNKFIFDKAVHKTDQRVIWQDRTFYQAAIRKIPLVYKTLDNVESVTIKFLTPLRRRRNNELLKDVDFSSIIRNITYRIESLTGRYGGWVDTEKMEHIQKLSSKIITTKKDIELVNMERYSNRTNEKMDFGGLMGSMSFHGDLSLFVPWLYAAQILHIGGNTTFGMGRIEVEFI; encoded by the coding sequence ATGATAGAAAATACAGAATTTTATTTAGAATATTTACCTATCAACTTCTCAGTTATAGCTCAGGATAAATCAATATTGCCGCCATACCTCGGCTCCACGCTTCGCGGTGCAATTGGACATGTTCTTAGAAACGACACTGAAGCTTGTCATTATTTATATGATAACCGACGTCTGGATAAGAAAAGAAAAGAAGTTTTAAATCCTTATATTATTGTTCCACCGATGATTGGTAAAAAATTATTCTATAAAAATGATATTCTTAATTTTGATATAATGTTTTTAGGTGACGGCGCCAAATATGCTAAAAATGTTATTGACGCATTAAGCAGTCAAGGCGGGCTGCGTCTTGGAGTGCGCAGGAATAAATTCATATTTGATAAGGCTGTTCATAAAACAGACCAAAGAGTCATTTGGCAGGATAGAACATTTTATCAAGCGGCAATTCGAAAAATACCTTTAGTCTATAAAACATTGGATAATGTAGAAAGTGTGACAATTAAGTTTCTAACTCCTCTGCGAAGGCGGCGTAACAATGAATTGCTTAAAGACGTTGATTTTTCATCGATTATTAGAAATATAACATATAGAATTGAATCTCTTACCGGACGTTACGGCGGATGGGTTGATACAGAAAAGATGGAGCATATTCAGAAATTGTCGTCAAAGATTATCACAACAAAAAAAGATATAGAATTGGTTAATATGGAGCGATATTCAAACAGAACAAATGAAAAAATGGATTTTGGAGGATTAATGGGAAGTATGTCTTTTCATGGAGATTTATCTTTATTTGTTCCCTGGCTGTATGCCGCACAAATATTACATATTGGCGGAAACACCACATTTGGCATGGGGCGCATAGAGGTTGAGTTTATTTAA
- the nifU gene encoding Fe-S cluster assembly scaffold protein NifU, translating to MYSEKVMDHFSNPRNVGEISDANAVGQVGNPKCGDIMKIYMKINDDTKVIEDVKFKTFGCGAAIATSSMATELVKGKTIDEALELTNQAVADALDGLPPIKMHCSNLAEEAVHAALADYYERHGMDTSEIPQCTGCCSSCSIEHEGGED from the coding sequence ATGTATAGTGAAAAAGTTATGGATCATTTTTCAAATCCCAGAAATGTGGGTGAGATATCTGACGCCAATGCTGTTGGACAAGTTGGAAACCCAAAATGCGGGGATATAATGAAAATATATATGAAAATAAATGATGACACAAAAGTGATAGAGGATGTAAAATTTAAGACATTCGGATGCGGAGCGGCAATAGCCACTTCAAGCATGGCCACTGAACTTGTTAAAGGTAAAACTATTGATGAAGCATTGGAGTTAACTAATCAGGCGGTTGCAGACGCTTTAGACGGTTTGCCTCCGATAAAAATGCACTGTTCTAATCTTGCAGAGGAAGCAGTTCATGCTGCTCTTGCGGACTATTATGAAAGACATGGAATGGATACGTCTGAAATACCGCAGTGCACAGGCTGTTGTTCTTCGTGCAGTATTGAGCATGAAGGCGGCGAGGATTAA
- a CDS encoding class I SAM-dependent DNA methyltransferase, translating into MYNDFSLIYDRFQEIDYREFINFYIEVFNRNNYEPHSIIDLGCGSGEITVLLGKKGYSVTGIDISSDMLSIAQNKAFDNGVDITFLNQDMTEFSVLDKADAVISSLDCINYLPCLNDVKETFSCVYESLKPNGIFIFDINSEYKLSNILGNNTFVYQDDEAYCVWECGYFPEDKVTSFELNFFVKDNSGKYDRYFEYQEEKLYSVRELQSIAEEEGFKKTDVFSDLSFEEPKQDSERIFFVLRK; encoded by the coding sequence ATGTACAATGATTTTTCGCTGATTTATGATAGGTTTCAGGAGATAGATTATAGGGAATTTATAAATTTTTATATAGAGGTATTTAACCGAAATAATTATGAGCCGCATTCGATTATCGATCTAGGATGCGGCTCAGGAGAAATAACGGTTTTGCTCGGCAAAAAAGGCTATAGTGTAACAGGTATTGACATATCAAGCGATATGCTTTCTATAGCTCAAAATAAGGCCTTTGACAACGGCGTTGATATAACGTTTTTAAATCAGGATATGACTGAATTTAGTGTTTTAGATAAAGCGGACGCAGTTATATCTTCGCTTGATTGTATTAATTATTTGCCGTGTCTGAATGATGTGAAAGAAACTTTTAGTTGTGTTTATGAGAGCCTCAAACCAAATGGAATATTTATTTTTGACATCAACTCAGAATATAAATTAAGCAATATATTAGGCAATAATACTTTTGTATATCAAGATGATGAAGCATATTGTGTTTGGGAATGCGGTTATTTTCCTGAAGATAAAGTTACGAGTTTTGAGCTGAACTTTTTTGTGAAAGACAATTCAGGAAAATACGACAGATACTTTGAATATCAGGAAGAAAAATTGTATTCTGTACGAGAGCTTCAAAGTATAGCAGAAGAGGAAGGATTCAAAAAAACAGATGTTTTTTCTGACTTGAGTTTTGAAGAACCTAAACAAGACAGTGAAAGAATCTTTTTTGTTTTGCGGAAATAG
- the mnmA gene encoding tRNA 2-thiouridine(34) synthase MnmA yields MSEKIVIGMSGGVDSSVAAALLKEQGYEVIGLTMRLWDGETVGDVFRDGTCCSLSAVEDARRVAYKLGIEYHVLDFRKEFEKYVIDYFVNEYQNARTPNPCIACNKFLKFDAMLKKAKLLGAELIATGHYAKVSYDSSYGRYLLRRSMASEKDQTYALYSLNQEQLKSIRMPLGEIDGKARVREIAERLDLPTASKPDSQEICFVPDNDYVSFIERRTDKKPEPGNFIDEYGNVLGKHSGITHYTIGQRKGLGIAFGKPMFVTKINPLTNEITLGEKGSEFSESLIADNLNFISFESFNEPFEALAKIRYSAVPASCMVYPYENDMARVVFDKLQRAVTPGQAVVFYEKDSDIVIGGGTIREG; encoded by the coding sequence ATGTCAGAAAAGATTGTGATAGGAATGTCAGGCGGCGTTGACAGCAGTGTAGCCGCGGCGCTTCTAAAAGAGCAGGGATATGAGGTTATAGGCTTAACCATGCGCCTGTGGGACGGAGAAACAGTAGGTGATGTCTTTAGAGACGGAACCTGCTGTTCTTTGTCAGCGGTGGAGGACGCTAGACGAGTTGCATACAAATTAGGAATAGAATATCATGTTTTAGACTTTCGAAAAGAGTTTGAGAAATATGTTATTGACTATTTTGTGAATGAATATCAAAATGCCAGAACGCCAAATCCTTGTATAGCGTGCAATAAATTCCTGAAATTTGACGCTATGTTAAAAAAAGCCAAATTGCTTGGTGCAGAGCTGATTGCCACAGGCCACTATGCAAAGGTCTCCTATGATTCTTCATACGGCAGATATCTTTTGCGCCGTTCAATGGCTTCTGAAAAGGATCAGACATACGCTTTATATTCTTTAAATCAGGAACAGTTAAAGTCTATAAGAATGCCGCTGGGAGAAATTGACGGTAAGGCCCGGGTTCGCGAAATAGCAGAAAGGTTGGATTTGCCGACTGCTTCAAAACCAGACAGTCAGGAAATTTGTTTTGTGCCTGATAATGATTACGTGTCTTTTATAGAGCGCAGGACTGATAAAAAGCCTGAACCCGGAAACTTTATTGACGAATATGGGAATGTGCTGGGTAAACACAGCGGAATAACCCATTATACTATAGGTCAGAGAAAAGGGCTTGGAATAGCTTTTGGAAAGCCAATGTTTGTGACAAAAATCAATCCGCTGACTAATGAAATTACGTTGGGCGAGAAAGGCAGTGAATTTTCTGAAAGTTTGATTGCTGACAATTTAAATTTCATTTCATTTGAAAGTTTTAATGAGCCGTTTGAAGCTTTGGCTAAAATAAGATACAGTGCTGTTCCGGCTTCCTGCATGGTTTATCCATATGAGAATGATATGGCAAGAGTTGTTTTTGATAAACTGCAGAGAGCGGTAACGCCGGGTCAGGCTGTTGTATTTTATGAGAAAGACAGTGATATAGTAATTGGCGGCGGCACAATAAGAGAGGGGTGA
- the nifS gene encoding cysteine desulfurase NifS yields MRIYVDNAATTKMNAAVAEEMIPFMTEFYGNPSSIYLEGREAKRAVEKSREQVAKAISAEPKEIYFTGSGTEADNWAVRSAASAYSNKGKHIITSSVEHHAVLHTCQDLEKQGYEVTYLPVDEYGRVSVEDLRNSIRPDTILVSIMFANNEIGTIMPVKEIGAVCRENGVLFHTDAVQAIGMCEINVEELNIDMLSLTAHKFHGPKGAGALYVRQGVKLTPFITGGAQERGKRAATENVPGIVGLGKAIELAAENIPERQKKLSELRDYYIEKVLNKIPYSRLNGHPKDRLPGNANISFQFIEGEGMLLRLDMKGISASSGSACTSGSLDPSHVLLAIGLKHEEAHGSLRVSFDETNTKEQVDYIVDELADIIELLRNMSPLYEDFIKNN; encoded by the coding sequence ATGAGAATTTATGTTGACAATGCGGCTACTACTAAAATGAATGCCGCAGTCGCAGAGGAAATGATTCCGTTTATGACGGAATTTTACGGAAACCCATCCAGTATTTATTTGGAGGGCAGGGAGGCAAAAAGGGCCGTTGAAAAGTCGAGAGAACAAGTTGCAAAGGCTATTTCAGCGGAACCTAAAGAAATTTACTTCACAGGAAGCGGTACTGAAGCAGATAATTGGGCTGTTCGCAGTGCCGCGTCAGCTTATTCTAATAAAGGAAAACATATTATAACTAGCAGTGTGGAACATCATGCGGTTCTTCATACTTGTCAGGACTTGGAGAAACAAGGATATGAAGTGACTTATTTGCCGGTTGATGAATATGGCAGAGTTTCTGTGGAGGATTTAAGAAATTCAATTAGACCTGATACGATACTGGTTTCAATCATGTTTGCCAATAACGAGATTGGGACTATAATGCCTGTAAAAGAAATAGGCGCTGTGTGCCGTGAAAACGGGGTATTGTTCCATACGGACGCGGTTCAGGCAATAGGAATGTGTGAAATCAATGTGGAAGAGTTAAATATAGATATGCTTTCTTTGACGGCGCATAAGTTTCATGGACCAAAGGGAGCAGGGGCTTTATATGTGAGACAGGGTGTTAAACTTACGCCTTTTATTACCGGAGGAGCACAGGAACGCGGCAAACGCGCTGCAACTGAAAACGTTCCGGGAATTGTAGGACTGGGCAAAGCAATAGAGCTGGCTGCAGAGAATATTCCTGAGAGACAGAAAAAATTATCGGAACTCAGAGATTATTATATAGAAAAGGTTTTAAACAAAATACCATATTCAAGACTTAATGGTCATCCAAAGGACAGACTTCCGGGAAATGCAAACATCAGTTTTCAGTTTATTGAAGGTGAAGGAATGCTGCTTCGTCTTGACATGAAAGGGATATCGGCGTCAAGCGGAAGCGCTTGCACTTCTGGTTCTTTAGACCCGTCTCATGTGCTTTTGGCTATCGGGTTAAAACATGAAGAAGCTCATGGTTCGCTCAGAGTTTCTTTTGATGAAACAAACACGAAAGAACAGGTAGATTATATTGTTGATGAATTGGCTGATATAATAGAGCTTCTCAGAAATATGTCGCCTTTGTATGAAGATTTTATCAAAAATAATTAG
- a CDS encoding phosphoribosylaminoimidazolecarboxamide formyltransferase — protein sequence MKEMELKYGCNPNQKPSRVYMEDGSELPITVLCGKPGYINLLDALNGWQLVKELKKATGLPAATSFKHVSPAGAAVGLELSDTLKKIYFVDDTIQMTPLANAYARARGADRMSSFGDFIALSDICDKATAQLIAKEVSDGVIAPGYDDDALEILKGKKKGNYNIIQIDKDYIPCPIEKKQVYGVTFEQGRNELDINKELLSNVVTENKNISESQLRDLMISLITLKYTQSNSVCYVKDGQAIGIGAGQQSRVHCTRLAGNKADVWWLRQAPQVLNLEFVDGLKRADRDNAIDVYISDEYMDVLADGVWETRFKTKPPVFTKEEKTEWLKKNTDVSLGSDAFFPFGDNIERAHKSGVTAIAQPGGSIRDDNVIETCNKYGMAMAFTGIRLFHH from the coding sequence ATGAAAGAAATGGAACTAAAGTATGGGTGTAATCCTAATCAAAAGCCTTCGCGCGTATATATGGAAGACGGCAGTGAGCTTCCGATTACAGTTCTGTGCGGAAAGCCGGGCTATATAAATCTTTTGGACGCTCTAAACGGTTGGCAGCTTGTAAAGGAGCTTAAAAAGGCTACAGGGCTTCCGGCGGCTACATCGTTTAAGCATGTGTCACCGGCAGGAGCCGCAGTTGGGCTTGAGCTTTCCGATACGCTTAAAAAGATTTATTTTGTTGATGATACTATTCAAATGACTCCTTTGGCTAATGCTTATGCGAGGGCGAGAGGTGCGGACAGAATGTCTTCGTTTGGAGATTTTATTGCGCTTTCTGATATTTGTGATAAGGCTACCGCTCAATTGATCGCAAAAGAAGTGTCGGACGGAGTAATTGCTCCCGGATATGATGACGACGCTTTGGAAATTTTGAAAGGCAAGAAAAAAGGAAATTATAATATAATTCAAATAGATAAAGATTATATTCCATGCCCGATCGAAAAGAAACAGGTTTATGGAGTTACTTTTGAGCAAGGCAGAAACGAGCTTGACATTAATAAGGAACTTTTGTCAAACGTTGTCACAGAGAATAAAAATATTTCAGAATCACAGCTTCGTGATTTGATGATTTCACTTATTACTTTAAAATATACACAATCTAACAGCGTATGTTATGTTAAAGACGGACAGGCAATCGGTATAGGCGCAGGTCAGCAGTCTAGAGTTCACTGCACAAGGCTTGCCGGAAACAAAGCCGACGTATGGTGGCTGAGACAGGCTCCTCAGGTTTTAAATTTAGAGTTTGTTGACGGTCTGAAAAGGGCTGATAGAGATAATGCGATTGACGTTTATATTTCTGACGAGTATATGGATGTTTTAGCTGACGGCGTATGGGAAACCCGATTTAAAACAAAACCTCCGGTGTTTACAAAAGAAGAAAAGACAGAATGGCTGAAAAAGAATACAGACGTTTCACTCGGAAGCGATGCGTTTTTCCCATTTGGAGATAATATAGAAAGAGCGCATAAATCAGGTGTTACGGCTATTGCACAGCCGGGCGGTTCTATCAGAGATGACAATGTTATAGAAACCTGTAATAAATATGGTATGGCTATGGCGTTTACAGGTATACGCTTGTTCCACCATTAA
- a CDS encoding GyrI-like domain-containing protein, giving the protein MAFDFKKEYKEFYMPKDKPEIVTVPSANYIAVRGKGNPNDEGGEYKKAVGILYAVAYTIKMSYKGTYKIDGFFEYVVPPLEGFWWQENVEGVDYSDKSSFNWISVIRLPDFVKKEDFDWAVQEASRKKKLDCSPAEYLTINEGLCVQIMHIGEYDNEPASVAVMDEYISAKGYENNFNDSRLHHEIYLSDPRKTEPARWKTVIRHPIKIK; this is encoded by the coding sequence GTGGCTTTTGATTTTAAAAAAGAATATAAAGAATTTTATATGCCGAAAGATAAGCCTGAAATTGTGACAGTTCCGTCTGCTAATTATATAGCTGTCCGCGGAAAGGGCAATCCCAACGATGAAGGAGGAGAATATAAGAAGGCGGTTGGTATTCTGTACGCCGTGGCTTATACAATAAAGATGAGTTATAAGGGAACTTATAAAATCGACGGTTTTTTTGAATATGTTGTACCTCCGCTTGAAGGTTTTTGGTGGCAGGAAAATGTTGAAGGCGTTGATTATTCGGATAAGAGCAGTTTTAATTGGATTAGTGTAATCAGATTGCCGGATTTTGTAAAGAAGGAGGATTTTGATTGGGCTGTTCAGGAGGCGTCGCGAAAAAAGAAGCTTGACTGCTCGCCAGCAGAATATTTAACTATAAATGAGGGCTTATGCGTACAAATTATGCACATTGGCGAATATGACAATGAACCTGCTTCCGTTGCTGTAATGGATGAATATATTTCTGCGAAAGGTTATGAAAATAATTTCAATGACAGCCGTCTTCACCATGAAATATATCTTTCTGACCCAAGGAAAACCGAGCCGGCAAGATGGAAAACAGTGATTAGACATCCAATAAAGATTAAATGA
- the rnhA gene encoding ribonuclease HI, with product MKKVQMYTDGACSGNPGPGGYGTILRYGEFEKKLSGGEAQTTNNRMELMAVIVGLKALNQKCCVDIYSDSKYFIDAIDKGWAKKWKSNGWMRNKKEKALNPDLWEEVLSLLEKHDVTLHWVKGHNGHPENEECDRMAVEQSKKFS from the coding sequence ATAAAGAAAGTTCAAATGTATACAGATGGAGCATGCAGCGGAAACCCGGGGCCGGGCGGTTATGGAACAATTCTGAGGTATGGGGAATTTGAGAAAAAATTGTCCGGCGGCGAGGCTCAGACCACTAATAACCGTATGGAGCTTATGGCTGTTATTGTCGGTCTTAAAGCTCTTAATCAAAAATGCTGTGTTGATATATACAGTGATTCCAAATATTTTATTGACGCAATTGATAAAGGCTGGGCAAAAAAGTGGAAAAGCAACGGATGGATGCGGAATAAAAAAGAAAAAGCTTTAAATCCGGACCTTTGGGAAGAGGTTTTAAGCCTTCTTGAAAAGCATGACGTTACTCTTCATTGGGTCAAGGGTCACAACGGACACCCGGAAAACGAGGAGTGCGACCGAATGGCAGTTGAACAATCTAAAAAATTTAGCTGA
- a CDS encoding GNAT family N-acetyltransferase: protein MIFETERLKLRELNIGDFKDLAEILQDKNVVYAYEHDFSDRDVHEWMERQFNRYLKYGFGLWAVELKGSGEMIGQAGLTIQPYNESEVLEIGYLLKKKFWHKGYAIESAMGCKEYAFEVLKADKVYSIIKSDNYPSIRVAKSIGMSKESEFYTQYYGTKSLHYLFSVSKK from the coding sequence ATGATTTTTGAAACAGAACGTTTAAAACTTAGAGAGCTAAATATAGGCGATTTTAAAGATTTGGCTGAAATATTACAGGATAAAAATGTTGTATATGCGTATGAGCATGACTTTTCTGACAGGGATGTGCATGAATGGATGGAGCGTCAGTTTAACAGATATTTAAAGTATGGTTTTGGATTGTGGGCAGTTGAGTTAAAGGGAAGCGGTGAGATGATAGGACAAGCTGGGCTTACCATTCAGCCGTATAATGAATCTGAGGTGTTGGAAATCGGTTACTTATTAAAGAAAAAGTTTTGGCATAAGGGGTATGCGATAGAATCGGCAATGGGATGTAAAGAATATGCTTTTGAAGTTTTGAAAGCGGATAAAGTATATTCTATTATAAAATCTGATAACTATCCTTCAATACGAGTTGCCAAGTCTATTGGGATGAGTAAAGAAAGTGAATTTTATACTCAGTATTATGGTACAAAAAGTTTACACTATTTATTTTCTGTAAGTAAAAAATAA
- a CDS encoding methylated-DNA--[protein]-cysteine S-methyltransferase produces MTYTFKYQSPLGRIMLASNGEALTGLWFYGQKYFGDTLPEKYEEKELSVFNETKRWLDNYFQGKKPNFTPPLLFKTTPFRKMVWEILKTIPYGHTMTYGEISDIIAKQKGLTKMSAQAVGGAVGHNPISIIVPCHRVVGSNGSLTGYAGGIDKKIKLLTLEKADISNFFVPKKGTAL; encoded by the coding sequence ATGACATATACCTTTAAATATCAGTCGCCGCTGGGCAGAATTATGCTGGCGAGCAACGGTGAAGCCTTAACCGGGTTATGGTTTTATGGACAAAAATATTTCGGAGATACTTTACCTGAAAAATATGAAGAAAAAGAATTATCAGTTTTCAATGAAACAAAGAGATGGCTTGATAATTATTTTCAAGGCAAAAAACCGAATTTTACACCTCCGTTATTATTTAAAACAACGCCATTTCGAAAAATGGTTTGGGAAATTTTAAAAACTATTCCTTACGGACACACTATGACTTATGGAGAAATCTCTGATATAATAGCCAAACAAAAAGGTCTGACTAAAATGTCTGCCCAAGCAGTCGGCGGCGCAGTAGGTCATAATCCGATTTCTATTATTGTGCCATGTCACAGAGTAGTTGGCTCAAACGGAAGCCTGACGGGATATGCAGGCGGTATTGATAAGAAGATAAAACTGCTTACTCTTGAAAAAGCAGATATATCAAACTTTTTTGTGCCTAAGAAAGGAACAGCATTATAA